Proteins found in one Chthonomonadales bacterium genomic segment:
- a CDS encoding ROK family protein produces the protein MTMNIEPRPGARCVVGVDLGGTNVRAAAVGQDGRKLGQARGPSDARSGVEGVVSRIVEVVDAALADAGLNRGDVGAVGLAVPGHIDPHTGVIHWSPNFGEVVDGRLRIFLEVPFAEPLSQALQLACFAGNDANVAALGEFRYGAGRDVRDMVLFTLGTGIGGGVISEGRVVTGSTGGAVELGHCIIVAGGRQCGCGTFGCIEAYCGTSAIIERAHRILEENQPSLLFDRIAGDKMTLTPLMVDEAAREGDAAAMRVWEETGYYLGVGIANAVNLFNPELVVLGGGIRKATGLLEAAERSMRRHGIYSLARTCHIVEALLGEDAGMMGAAELAWRHVGAGA, from the coding sequence ATGACAATGAACATCGAGCCCAGGCCCGGAGCCCGCTGCGTGGTGGGCGTCGACCTCGGCGGAACCAACGTCCGCGCCGCCGCCGTCGGGCAGGACGGGCGAAAGCTCGGGCAGGCGCGCGGCCCTTCGGATGCCAGGTCGGGCGTGGAGGGTGTGGTGTCGCGCATCGTGGAGGTCGTGGACGCTGCGCTCGCCGACGCCGGCCTGAACCGCGGCGACGTGGGCGCCGTGGGGCTGGCCGTGCCGGGGCACATCGATCCGCACACCGGCGTCATCCACTGGTCGCCCAACTTCGGCGAAGTCGTGGACGGGAGGCTTCGGATCTTCCTGGAAGTGCCGTTCGCCGAGCCCCTATCGCAGGCGCTCCAGCTCGCCTGCTTCGCCGGCAACGACGCCAACGTCGCCGCGCTGGGCGAGTTCCGCTACGGAGCCGGCCGCGACGTGCGCGACATGGTGCTGTTCACCCTGGGCACGGGCATCGGGGGCGGCGTCATCAGCGAGGGACGTGTGGTCACGGGCAGCACGGGCGGCGCGGTGGAGCTCGGCCATTGCATCATCGTGGCCGGCGGGCGCCAGTGCGGATGCGGCACCTTCGGGTGCATCGAGGCTTACTGCGGCACGTCCGCCATCATCGAGCGCGCCCACCGCATCCTGGAGGAGAACCAGCCGTCCCTGCTTTTCGACCGAATCGCTGGCGACAAGATGACGCTGACTCCGCTGATGGTGGACGAGGCCGCGCGCGAAGGCGACGCGGCCGCCATGCGTGTGTGGGAGGAGACCGGCTACTACCTCGGCGTCGGCATCGCCAACGCGGTCAACCTGTTCAACCCGGAGCTTGTGGTTCTCGGCGGCGGAATCCGCAAGGCCACCGGGCTGCTGGAGGCCGCCGAGCGGTCGATGCGCCGGCATGGCATCTACTCGCTGGCGCGGACGTGCCACATCGTTGAGGCGCTGCTCGGGGAGG
- a CDS encoding carbon-nitrogen hydrolase family protein, with amino-acid sequence MRRHATLASVSKWPAHSIGTPASTAALLDDVAAMVVRASRMGADLVAFPEAFPQLGTGEIAAHAEPEEGGTLDAVREMAHRHRLYLVWPRVERDAAGVLHNASVLVGREGEVVGRYHKMFPTIGEMDAGIAPGIACPCFETDFGRLAMCICFDLNFPEVRGALEPRRPDLVVFSSMYRGGIQCQEWALHLGCHFLTAISAELGRLVDPAGRVVATSTYEALLAQRVNMNKRQLHMDGNWDRMDDMLAAYGPDLTFELATQEARLVIGHEREDRDVDDIVREWGLEGVGTYLTRSRGAREAALAGRSAPA; translated from the coding sequence ATGAGGCGGCACGCGACCCTGGCCAGCGTCTCGAAATGGCCCGCGCATAGCATCGGCACGCCCGCGTCCACGGCGGCGCTGTTGGACGACGTCGCCGCGATGGTCGTGCGCGCCTCGCGGATGGGCGCCGACCTGGTGGCCTTCCCGGAGGCGTTCCCGCAACTCGGCACGGGCGAGATCGCCGCGCACGCCGAGCCCGAGGAGGGGGGCACACTGGACGCCGTCCGCGAGATGGCCCACCGCCATCGCCTGTACCTCGTCTGGCCGCGCGTCGAGCGCGACGCCGCGGGCGTGCTCCACAACGCCTCGGTGCTTGTCGGCCGCGAAGGAGAGGTGGTCGGGCGCTACCACAAGATGTTCCCGACGATCGGCGAGATGGACGCCGGCATCGCGCCAGGCATCGCCTGCCCGTGCTTCGAGACCGACTTCGGCCGGCTTGCCATGTGCATCTGCTTTGACCTGAACTTCCCCGAGGTGCGCGGCGCGCTGGAGCCGCGACGGCCCGACCTGGTGGTGTTCAGCTCCATGTACCGGGGCGGCATCCAATGCCAGGAGTGGGCGTTGCACCTCGGTTGCCACTTCCTCACCGCCATCTCGGCGGAGCTGGGCAGGCTGGTCGATCCGGCTGGTCGGGTCGTGGCGACATCCACCTACGAGGCGCTCCTGGCGCAACGCGTGAACATGAACAAGCGCCAGCTTCATATGGACGGCAACTGGGACAGGATGGATGACATGCTCGCAGCCTACGGGCCGGACCTGACGTTCGAGCTCGCTACCCAGGAGGCGCGGCTCGTCATCGGCCATGAGCGCGAGGATCGCGACGTGGACGACATCGTGCGCGAGTGGGGCCTCGAGGGGGTCGGCACCTACCTAACGCGCTCCCGGGGGGCGCGGGAGGCCGCCCTGGCGGGCAGGTCGGCCCCCGCGTAG
- a CDS encoding type IIA DNA topoisomerase subunit B has product MAVDRTVEQGPTDGAPPTDLPGLQRVDGEYNAQQIQVLEGLEAVRRRPAMYIGGTDLKGMHHLFVEVSDNAIDEAMAGHCDRIDVVLHIDGSLSVRDNGRGFPVDINEHTGLPGVELALTRLHAGGKFDSGSYKVSGGLHGVGVSCVNACSEWLTVDVWRGGKQHRIGFERGDTTEPLHVVGEAPTEHNGSLVRWKPDTSIFGALEYDPERVTRRMRELAYLNKDVVLTFTSERDGTPTETFHYKRGLAEFVEHLNENKDPVHKTVFFAGAREDVMVEVALQYNLGYQEAVLCFANMINTPDGGTHLSGFKTALTRVMNNYARKQGQIKERDPNLSGEDAREGLTAIISVKLPNPQFESQTKVKLANIEVEGIVNSIVGEKLGEFLEENPAVGKRIIEKALTAQRARDAARRAADLVKRQSALEGSSLPGKLADCTERDPSRCELFLVEGDSAGGSAKQGRDRRTQAVLPLRGKIINVGKARLDKVLENAEIRSLITALGTGIELGAGESNGNGNGNGDSHADADAEEHGGGNGANGNGDRKKNGYDLSRLRYHKIIVMTDADVDGDHIRTLLLTFFWLYMRPLVEEGYVYIAQPPLYRVRTGKDQNQYAQSEAERDQILKSVRSKRDVVVTRFKGLGEMDATDLFDTTMDPNHRKLAQVDIDNDFAAQELFDILMSQKVEPRRDFIVKHAKEVSDLDWHS; this is encoded by the coding sequence ATGGCGGTTGACAGGACGGTGGAGCAGGGCCCGACGGACGGTGCGCCGCCAACAGACCTGCCGGGCCTTCAGCGCGTGGATGGCGAGTACAACGCTCAACAGATCCAGGTGCTGGAGGGGCTCGAGGCGGTTCGACGGCGACCCGCCATGTACATCGGCGGGACCGACCTGAAGGGCATGCACCACCTCTTCGTGGAGGTGAGCGACAACGCGATTGACGAGGCGATGGCCGGTCACTGTGATCGCATCGACGTGGTGCTGCATATCGACGGCAGCCTCTCGGTGCGCGACAACGGCCGCGGCTTCCCGGTCGATATCAACGAGCACACAGGTCTGCCTGGCGTCGAGCTCGCCCTCACGCGCCTGCACGCGGGCGGCAAGTTCGACAGCGGCTCCTACAAGGTCTCCGGCGGCCTGCACGGCGTCGGTGTCTCGTGCGTGAACGCCTGCTCGGAGTGGCTCACCGTGGACGTCTGGCGCGGAGGCAAACAGCACCGCATCGGGTTCGAGCGCGGTGACACCACGGAGCCCCTGCACGTGGTCGGTGAGGCGCCGACCGAGCACAATGGAAGCCTGGTGCGCTGGAAGCCGGACACCTCGATCTTCGGCGCGCTGGAGTACGACCCGGAGCGCGTCACGCGTCGTATGCGCGAGCTCGCGTACCTGAACAAGGATGTGGTGCTCACGTTCACCAGCGAGCGTGACGGCACGCCCACCGAGACCTTCCACTACAAGCGCGGCCTCGCCGAGTTCGTCGAGCACCTCAACGAGAACAAGGACCCGGTGCACAAGACGGTCTTCTTCGCCGGCGCGCGCGAGGACGTAATGGTCGAGGTGGCGCTGCAGTACAACCTGGGCTACCAGGAGGCCGTTCTCTGCTTCGCCAACATGATCAACACTCCGGACGGTGGCACGCACCTCTCCGGGTTCAAGACGGCGCTCACGCGCGTGATGAACAACTACGCGCGCAAACAGGGCCAGATCAAGGAGAGGGACCCGAACCTGAGCGGCGAGGACGCCCGCGAGGGCCTGACGGCGATCATATCCGTCAAGCTGCCGAATCCGCAGTTTGAGTCGCAGACCAAGGTTAAGCTCGCGAACATCGAGGTCGAGGGCATCGTTAACTCCATCGTCGGCGAGAAGCTCGGCGAGTTCCTCGAGGAGAACCCGGCGGTCGGCAAGCGCATCATCGAGAAGGCGCTCACCGCCCAGCGCGCTCGCGACGCCGCCCGCCGTGCCGCCGACCTGGTGAAGCGTCAGAGCGCCCTGGAGGGGTCATCGCTGCCGGGCAAGCTCGCCGACTGCACGGAGCGCGACCCCTCCAGGTGCGAGCTCTTCCTCGTCGAGGGCGACTCCGCGGGAGGATCGGCCAAGCAGGGCCGCGACCGGCGTACGCAGGCCGTGCTGCCGCTGCGAGGAAAGATCATCAATGTCGGCAAGGCCCGTCTCGACAAGGTGCTCGAGAACGCGGAGATCCGCTCGCTCATCACGGCCCTCGGCACCGGGATCGAGCTCGGCGCTGGCGAGAGCAACGGCAACGGTAACGGCAATGGCGATAGCCATGCAGATGCCGATGCGGAGGAGCATGGCGGGGGCAACGGCGCGAACGGCAACGGTGACAGGAAGAAGAACGGCTACGACCTGTCTCGCCTCCGGTACCACAAGATCATCGTGATGACCGACGCCGATGTCGACGGCGACCACATTCGCACGCTCCTGCTGACCTTCTTCTGGCTGTACATGCGCCCGCTCGTGGAGGAGGGCTACGTCTATATCGCCCAGCCGCCCCTCTACCGTGTGCGCACGGGTAAGGACCAGAACCAGTACGCCCAGAGTGAGGCGGAGCGCGACCAGATACTCAAGAGCGTCCGAAGCAAGCGCGACGTCGTGGTGACCCGGTTCAAGGGGCTGGGCGAGATGGATGCCACGGACCTGTTCGACACCACGATGGACCCGAATCACCGCAAGCTGGCACAGGTCGACATCGACAACGACTTCGCCGCTCAGGAGCTCTTCGACATCCTCATGTCGCAGAAGGTGGAGCCGCGCCGCGACTTCATCGTGAAGCACGCGAAGGAAGTGAGCGACCTGGACTGGCACAGCTAG
- a CDS encoding CofH family radical SAM protein, whose product MRSAAAELLADIRERVCAGERLGREDAVRLYTTPDLTSVGRMANLVRERRHGKRAYYIRNQHINYTNICNKHCKFCFFARNPRDGGPDPYLMSLDDVRVALRRHRDVPITEVHIVGGINPRLPYAYYLDLLAVIREERPGVHVKAFTAVELVEIARVAGKPLPKVLADLREAGLSSVPGGGAEVLSDRVHALLHPRKIGADDWESVAREVARAGLPQYATMLYGHVETVEERVDHLLRLRALQDETGHFLAFTPLSFHPEGTYLSDLPSPTGVDDLRAIAVSRLVLDNFAHIKSFWIMNSAQVSQVALWYGADDFDGTVHEYEITYPEGEIGRKEQVLTRRELLSLIAEAGREPIERDSLYRERVAQGEPV is encoded by the coding sequence ATGAGATCGGCGGCGGCCGAGTTGCTCGCCGACATCAGGGAACGGGTGTGCGCCGGCGAGCGGCTCGGCCGCGAGGACGCAGTACGCCTCTACACCACGCCAGACCTCACCTCGGTCGGACGCATGGCCAACCTCGTGCGCGAGCGGCGCCACGGCAAGCGGGCGTACTACATTCGCAACCAGCACATCAACTACACCAACATCTGCAACAAACACTGCAAGTTCTGCTTCTTCGCCCGCAACCCCAGGGACGGTGGCCCGGACCCCTACCTGATGTCCCTCGATGACGTTCGCGTGGCGCTGCGACGCCATCGCGATGTGCCCATCACCGAGGTTCATATCGTCGGGGGCATCAACCCGAGGCTCCCCTACGCCTACTACCTCGACCTGCTCGCCGTCATTCGCGAGGAGCGCCCCGGCGTGCACGTCAAGGCGTTCACGGCCGTGGAGTTGGTGGAGATCGCCCGCGTGGCGGGCAAGCCGCTGCCGAAGGTGCTCGCCGATCTGAGAGAGGCCGGGCTTAGCTCGGTTCCCGGCGGAGGCGCCGAGGTGCTCTCCGACCGCGTGCACGCGCTGCTGCATCCGCGCAAGATCGGCGCCGACGACTGGGAGTCCGTGGCGCGCGAGGTGGCGCGCGCCGGGCTGCCGCAGTACGCCACCATGCTGTACGGTCACGTGGAGACCGTGGAGGAGCGCGTGGACCACCTGCTGCGCCTGCGCGCGCTGCAGGACGAGACGGGGCACTTCCTCGCCTTCACTCCTCTCTCGTTTCACCCGGAGGGGACCTACCTCAGCGACCTGCCCTCGCCGACCGGCGTGGACGACCTGCGGGCCATCGCCGTGAGCCGTCTGGTGCTGGACAACTTCGCGCACATTAAGTCGTTCTGGATCATGAACAGCGCCCAGGTGTCGCAGGTGGCGCTCTGGTATGGCGCCGACGATTTCGATGGCACGGTGCACGAGTACGAGATCACCTATCCGGAGGGAGAGATCGGCCGCAAGGAGCAGGTGCTCACTCGCCGCGAGCTCCTCTCGCTGATCGCCGAGGCAGGGCGCGAGCCGATCGAGCGCGATAGCCTCTACAGGGAGCGAGTGGCACAGGGGGAGCCCGTATGA
- the mqnC gene encoding dehypoxanthine futalosine cyclase, producing MTIARAVPGIEDIAERVYEGQRLSWDDGRRLLRHHDLPGLAELADHVRRRLHPDDVVTYVVGRNVNYTNVCWVRCRFCAFYRVPGDVEGYTLPTERILQKVREMAEAGGIEILMQGGLNPALRIGYFEDLFRTIKREFGAYGVVLHALSPAEIIYIARISRLSLAECIARLRDAGLDSIPGGGAEVLTDRVRRAIAPYKDTADAWLGCMRTAHRQGVRTTLTMMYGSVDTWEDRLEHLLRARDLQDETGGFTAFIPWSYQPDGTELGGSRASAFDYLRTVAVSRLMLDNIANMQASWVTQGPRIAQVALGYGLNDFGSTMMEENVVSSAGCSFTMPIVEMERLIATAGYAPVRRTTQYRRLPLGVPEGSPLLARMAP from the coding sequence ATGACCATCGCGCGGGCCGTGCCGGGCATCGAGGACATCGCGGAGCGGGTCTACGAAGGGCAGCGCCTTAGCTGGGACGACGGGCGCCGTCTGCTGCGCCACCACGACCTGCCCGGCCTGGCCGAGCTGGCCGACCACGTGCGCCGTCGCCTGCACCCCGACGACGTCGTTACGTACGTCGTCGGGCGCAACGTGAACTACACGAACGTGTGCTGGGTGCGCTGCAGGTTCTGCGCCTTCTACCGGGTGCCGGGCGACGTGGAGGGCTACACGCTTCCAACCGAGCGCATCCTCCAGAAGGTCCGCGAGATGGCCGAGGCCGGCGGCATCGAGATCCTGATGCAGGGCGGCCTGAACCCGGCGTTGCGTATTGGCTACTTTGAGGACCTGTTCCGCACCATCAAGCGTGAGTTCGGCGCGTACGGCGTGGTGCTGCATGCGCTCTCCCCCGCGGAGATCATCTACATCGCCCGCATCAGCCGGCTCTCGCTGGCGGAGTGCATCGCGCGCCTTCGTGATGCCGGGCTCGACAGCATTCCCGGCGGTGGGGCCGAGGTCCTGACCGACCGCGTTCGGCGTGCCATCGCGCCCTACAAGGACACGGCCGACGCCTGGCTGGGGTGCATGCGCACCGCGCACCGGCAGGGCGTGCGGACCACCCTGACGATGATGTACGGATCGGTGGACACGTGGGAGGACCGTCTGGAGCACCTGTTGCGTGCACGTGACCTCCAGGACGAGACGGGCGGCTTCACCGCGTTCATACCCTGGTCGTACCAGCCGGACGGTACCGAGTTGGGCGGCTCGCGGGCGTCTGCCTTCGACTACCTCCGCACGGTGGCCGTCTCGCGTCTGATGCTCGACAATATCGCGAACATGCAGGCGTCCTGGGTCACGCAGGGCCCGCGTATCGCGCAGGTCGCGCTCGGGTACGGACTGAACGACTTTGGCTCCACGATGATGGAGGAGAACGTCGTGTCCTCGGCCGGATGCTCCTTCACGATGCCGATCGTCGAGATGGAACGTCTGATCGCCACGGCCGGGTACGCGCCCGTTCGTCGCACCACGCAGTACCGCCGTCTGCCGCTGGGCGTGCCAGAGGGCAGCCCGCTGCTGGCGCGCATGGCCCCCTGA
- a CDS encoding transglutaminase domain-containing protein has protein sequence MRVSRGWFPLSLLFLATMAVVAWPAQPPDAPDAWFGLYLNGRKVGYSSARTEPATWQGRPCRRIVTRSLTRVRIQGAEVRQETETTTLVDSAERPLRQDYMLRSGRSSLRVVSAFEDERVVCTVDTGYGTAQRVVPVPAGARVLADPAQPGAADRAPSVGDLYTLNPLTLALDRIRLQPATPVAVSLGGVAYRAVCRRAATPSGTVIAWRVPGGRVLRTDMPLGLTAVLLPADAARSESTSMPAFRADGQEIRPVEADADLARATSIPVAHPPPTAPPWHVLTVSLFGFADGALPPADGGQTVRPVEGERAGYVVEVRDDGLGGGNAALPATGPDLARYLAPGPYLEIEDAEVRKCAAAIRREQVDAAATAAAVCRWVRRSMRPDYTIGVPRSCAAILRDRRGVCRDYATLMVGLARAAGVPARAVGGIVYQDGRFYYHAWVECWTGRWVAFDPTKASGEVDASHVKLSQGDVTAMYAVTNLIGRLSVGGVSAS, from the coding sequence ATGCGCGTGTCTCGTGGGTGGTTCCCCCTGTCTCTCCTCTTCCTCGCGACGATGGCCGTCGTTGCCTGGCCCGCACAGCCGCCGGATGCTCCAGACGCCTGGTTCGGCCTCTACCTGAACGGCCGCAAGGTTGGCTACTCCAGCGCGCGCACCGAGCCTGCCACTTGGCAGGGGCGTCCCTGCCGCCGCATCGTCACGCGCAGTCTCACCCGTGTGCGGATCCAGGGCGCCGAGGTACGCCAGGAGACCGAGACGACCACGCTGGTGGATTCCGCCGAGCGCCCACTGCGCCAGGACTACATGCTGCGCTCCGGGCGAAGCAGCCTGCGCGTCGTATCGGCCTTTGAGGACGAGCGCGTGGTGTGCACGGTCGATACGGGTTATGGGACCGCGCAGCGCGTGGTGCCCGTGCCGGCCGGTGCGAGGGTCCTCGCCGATCCGGCCCAGCCCGGCGCGGCCGACCGCGCTCCGAGTGTCGGTGATCTCTACACGCTGAACCCGCTCACGCTCGCGCTGGACCGGATCCGCCTGCAACCCGCCACGCCCGTCGCCGTCAGCCTCGGCGGCGTGGCGTACCGGGCAGTGTGCCGGCGCGCAGCCACTCCATCGGGCACGGTGATCGCCTGGCGCGTGCCGGGTGGGCGCGTCCTTCGGACGGACATGCCGCTTGGCCTGACCGCGGTGCTGCTTCCGGCGGACGCCGCGCGGAGCGAGAGCACCTCGATGCCGGCCTTCCGCGCGGATGGCCAGGAGATCCGTCCGGTGGAGGCCGATGCCGACCTGGCGCGCGCCACGTCTATACCCGTGGCACATCCGCCGCCCACGGCGCCGCCCTGGCATGTGCTGACGGTCTCTCTGTTCGGGTTCGCGGACGGCGCCTTGCCGCCCGCCGACGGTGGGCAGACGGTGCGGCCGGTTGAGGGCGAGAGAGCTGGCTACGTCGTGGAGGTTCGCGACGATGGCCTGGGTGGCGGGAATGCGGCCCTGCCGGCGACGGGCCCGGATCTGGCCAGGTACCTTGCGCCCGGACCCTACCTGGAGATCGAGGATGCCGAGGTTCGGAAGTGTGCCGCGGCCATTCGGCGCGAGCAAGTCGACGCCGCGGCGACGGCGGCCGCGGTGTGCCGTTGGGTCCGCCGCTCGATGCGTCCCGACTACACGATCGGCGTTCCGCGCTCGTGCGCGGCGATCCTCCGTGACCGGCGGGGCGTCTGCCGCGACTACGCGACGCTGATGGTGGGACTGGCGCGGGCCGCCGGCGTGCCCGCCCGCGCGGTGGGCGGTATCGTCTACCAGGACGGGAGGTTCTACTATCACGCGTGGGTCGAATGCTGGACGGGCCGATGGGTCGCGTTTGACCCGACGAAGGCGTCCGGCGAGGTGGACGCGTCGCACGTCAAACTCTCGCAGGGCGACGTGACCGCCATGTACGCGGTGACCAACCTGATCGGGCGCCTTTCCGTCGGCGGCGTGTCGGCGAGCTAG
- a CDS encoding TRAM domain-containing protein, giving the protein MVGLALGLAIRGLPSFWVFPSVRDLAQAYPFYLPFTIVAMCVLGVLLGTIVGPKVALWLVNMGNALDGMSTRDKVAVGVGTFIGVLLTLPFFLLLSRAPIIGLPLSALICLAFVYLGIRGTMGMKDELVWFGAGRPAVAAEAQEAPVDRCKLLDTNVIIDGRIADICRAGFVEGTIYVPGFVLDELQHIADSSDSLKRARGRRGLDILNAMQKELPLVVRSYDHRLGPTHGAGEEVDTRLVSLAKRLEGSIVTNDFNLNKVAALQGVAVLNVNELANALKPVVLPGEEMGVTIIREGKEPNQGVAYLDDGTMIVVEDGRRRIGDSLDVTVTSVLQTVAGKMIFARTKDHAGDNEDGHEGGRGRSGSGSRGKVRQS; this is encoded by the coding sequence ATGGTGGGCCTCGCCCTGGGGCTGGCGATCCGCGGTCTGCCATCGTTCTGGGTCTTTCCCAGCGTGCGCGACCTGGCCCAGGCCTACCCGTTCTACCTGCCGTTCACCATCGTGGCGATGTGTGTGCTGGGCGTCCTTCTTGGCACGATCGTCGGCCCGAAGGTCGCTCTTTGGCTGGTGAACATGGGCAACGCGCTGGACGGCATGTCCACGCGCGACAAGGTGGCGGTCGGGGTGGGCACGTTCATCGGTGTGCTTCTGACGCTGCCGTTCTTCCTGCTTCTGTCGCGGGCGCCCATCATTGGGCTGCCGCTCTCAGCGCTGATCTGCCTTGCGTTCGTCTACCTGGGCATCCGCGGCACCATGGGCATGAAGGACGAGCTCGTGTGGTTCGGGGCGGGGCGCCCGGCGGTCGCCGCCGAGGCGCAGGAGGCGCCCGTCGACCGCTGCAAGCTTCTGGACACGAACGTGATCATCGACGGCCGGATCGCGGACATCTGCCGGGCCGGCTTCGTGGAGGGAACGATCTACGTTCCGGGGTTCGTGCTTGACGAGCTGCAACACATCGCGGACTCGTCCGACTCGCTGAAACGCGCGCGCGGCCGTCGCGGGCTGGACATCCTGAACGCGATGCAGAAGGAGCTGCCGCTCGTCGTGCGATCCTACGACCACCGGCTCGGCCCGACGCACGGGGCTGGCGAAGAGGTTGATACGCGTCTGGTCTCGCTCGCCAAGCGGCTCGAGGGCAGCATCGTGACGAACGACTTCAACCTGAACAAGGTCGCCGCGCTCCAGGGGGTCGCCGTCCTGAACGTCAACGAGCTGGCGAACGCGCTCAAGCCCGTCGTTTTGCCCGGCGAGGAGATGGGCGTCACCATTATCCGCGAGGGCAAGGAGCCCAACCAGGGCGTGGCCTACCTGGACGACGGGACGATGATCGTTGTGGAGGACGGGAGGCGGCGCATCGGGGACAGCCTGGACGTGACGGTGACCAGTGTGCTGCAGACCGTCGCCGGCAAGATGATCTTCGCGCGCACCAAGGACCACGCGGGCGACAACGAGGATGGGCATGAGGGTGGCCGCGGTCGTTCCGGCAGCGGGTCGCGGGGCAAGGTTCGGCAGTCCTGA
- the ispD gene encoding 2-C-methyl-D-erythritol 4-phosphate cytidylyltransferase, with protein sequence MRVAAVVPAAGRGARFGSPESKIWAPLGDRTVLEWTLGALDACVRIDAIVLVGAVRDLERLRRTAAGFGRVAGVVEGGGTRAESVARGLAQLPDECEWVLVHDAARPLVAASLLTAVLDATMESGAAVPGLRIADTVKRVDARRTVQETVSREGLWTVQTPQGARLSALRAAYETLGTRALDATDEAGLLQAVGIAVRVVDGDPRNIKVTTPHDLARAAALLPARAASPGVAVQGWDGPGRPVETPADRVQAMPGGERRMCEDAVETRTGIGYDVHAFEEGRPLWLGGVRVSHARGLKGHSDADVVLHAVCDALLGAACMGDIGALFPDTDEAHRDRPSIEFLREVRARLAGHGWRIVHVDTAVLAEEPRMAPHRAAMVEAIAEGLGVDRHRVSVKATTSERLGFAGRAEGIACWATATIANP encoded by the coding sequence ATGAGGGTGGCCGCGGTCGTTCCGGCAGCGGGTCGCGGGGCAAGGTTCGGCAGTCCTGAGAGCAAGATCTGGGCTCCGCTGGGCGACCGGACCGTACTGGAGTGGACGCTCGGCGCTCTAGACGCCTGCGTGCGCATCGACGCGATCGTACTGGTCGGCGCCGTGCGCGACCTGGAGCGCCTTCGCCGGACGGCTGCGGGCTTCGGCCGCGTCGCGGGCGTTGTGGAGGGCGGCGGGACCCGCGCGGAGTCGGTGGCGCGCGGCCTGGCGCAGCTTCCCGACGAATGCGAATGGGTGCTGGTGCACGACGCCGCCCGGCCGCTCGTCGCGGCCAGTCTCCTCACGGCGGTGCTCGACGCGACGATGGAGAGCGGCGCGGCGGTGCCAGGCCTGCGCATCGCGGACACGGTAAAGCGCGTGGACGCTCGGCGCACGGTGCAGGAGACCGTGTCTCGCGAGGGGCTCTGGACCGTCCAGACGCCGCAGGGCGCCCGCCTGTCGGCGCTGCGCGCGGCTTACGAGACCCTGGGGACGCGCGCCCTGGACGCGACAGACGAGGCCGGTCTGCTGCAGGCCGTCGGCATCGCGGTGCGGGTCGTAGACGGCGATCCCCGCAACATCAAGGTGACCACCCCGCACGATCTGGCGCGGGCGGCCGCGCTTCTCCCGGCGCGCGCGGCGTCGCCAGGCGTGGCCGTACAGGGTTGGGACGGCCCCGGCCGGCCAGTGGAGACGCCGGCGGACCGCGTCCAGGCGATGCCGGGCGGAGAGCGGCGAATGTGCGAGGACGCGGTGGAGACACGCACCGGGATCGGGTACGACGTGCACGCGTTCGAGGAGGGCCGCCCGCTGTGGCTCGGAGGAGTCAGAGTGTCGCACGCGCGCGGACTGAAGGGCCACTCGGACGCCGACGTCGTGCTGCACGCTGTGTGCGACGCGCTGCTCGGCGCGGCCTGCATGGGCGACATCGGCGCTCTGTTCCCGGACACCGACGAAGCACACCGTGATCGCCCCAGCATCGAGTTTCTGCGGGAGGTTCGCGCGCGTCTGGCCGGGCACGGTTGGCGCATCGTGCACGTCGACACGGCCGTGCTGGCCGAGGAGCCACGCATGGCCCCGCACCGCGCGGCCATGGTGGAAGCTATCGCGGAGGGCCTGGGCGTTGATCGGCACCGCGTAAGCGTTAAGGCCACGACCTCGGAACGATTGGGCTTTGCGGGGCGCGCGGAGGGCATCGCCTGCTGGGCGACGGCCACCATCGCGAACCCCTGA
- the raiA gene encoding ribosome-associated translation inhibitor RaiA codes for MRLSIKAKSGAVADSLREHAERKVRKLERLFRDLGTADMIQDSERGQHIIELTMEGDGLMLRSQERCPDLFAAVDSVVDKMEKQIKRFKTRVRHDRRRPRAEREAAGALAAIEEVEADTEEKALFRPAIARRKQYVMKPMAAEEAAQHMELLGHSFFMFLNEETDEMNVLYRRWDGTYGIIEPAP; via the coding sequence ATGAGGCTGAGCATCAAGGCGAAGAGCGGCGCCGTTGCGGACTCGCTGAGGGAGCATGCGGAGCGCAAGGTCCGCAAGCTGGAGAGGCTGTTCCGCGACCTCGGCACCGCCGACATGATCCAGGACTCGGAGCGCGGGCAGCACATCATCGAGTTGACGATGGAGGGGGATGGCCTGATGCTTCGCAGTCAGGAGCGCTGTCCCGACCTCTTCGCCGCGGTCGACAGCGTCGTCGACAAGATGGAGAAGCAGATCAAGCGGTTCAAGACGCGGGTCCGCCACGACCGTCGCCGCCCGAGGGCGGAGCGCGAGGCCGCCGGCGCGCTGGCAGCCATCGAGGAGGTGGAGGCCGACACGGAGGAGAAGGCGCTGTTTCGCCCGGCCATCGCGCGACGCAAGCAGTACGTGATGAAGCCGATGGCCGCCGAGGAGGCCGCCCAGCACATGGAGTTGCTCGGCCACAGCTTCTTCATGTTCCTCAACGAGGAGACCGACGAGATGAACGTGCTCTACCGACGCTGGGACGGCACGTACGGCATCATCGAACCGGCGCCCTGA